A window of the Burkholderia sp. 9120 genome harbors these coding sequences:
- a CDS encoding SDR family NAD(P)-dependent oxidoreductase, with product MSETVVSNPAPARLAWIAGVGASAGLGAALARRFAREGFSVAITGRSHERLAIVVDEIRAAGGQAQAFPGDVTSERDLNAIAQQLAAQGTLEVAIFNAAGATRAPTLELSAEQFEAAWRVTTLGGFLFARAALEPLLAAGHGSLLFTGATAALRGRPPFAAFASAKAGLRSLTQSLAREFGPRNIHVAHVVVDGGIDGERLRTSAPQRVAERGADGLLNPDEIADAYWHLHQQGRTAWSQEIDLRPFNESF from the coding sequence ATGAGTGAAACGGTCGTATCGAACCCGGCGCCTGCGCGTCTTGCGTGGATCGCTGGCGTGGGGGCGAGCGCCGGACTCGGCGCTGCTTTGGCCCGTCGATTTGCGCGCGAAGGTTTCAGTGTGGCGATAACGGGCCGCTCGCATGAGCGTCTGGCGATCGTCGTCGACGAGATTCGTGCGGCTGGCGGTCAAGCGCAGGCGTTTCCCGGCGACGTCACCAGCGAGCGTGATCTGAATGCGATCGCACAGCAACTCGCGGCACAAGGCACGCTCGAAGTCGCGATTTTCAACGCGGCCGGCGCGACTCGTGCGCCGACGCTCGAACTCAGCGCGGAGCAGTTCGAGGCGGCCTGGCGCGTCACGACGTTAGGCGGCTTTCTGTTTGCCCGCGCGGCCCTGGAGCCTTTGCTCGCGGCCGGTCACGGTTCGTTGCTGTTCACCGGCGCGACGGCGGCGCTGCGCGGTCGGCCGCCGTTTGCCGCATTCGCGTCCGCGAAAGCCGGTCTGCGTTCGCTCACGCAAAGTCTCGCGCGCGAGTTCGGTCCACGCAATATTCACGTGGCGCATGTGGTGGTGGACGGCGGGATCGACGGCGAACGTCTGCGTACGTCCGCGCCGCAGCGGGTGGCCGAGCGCGGCGCAGACGGCCTGCTGAACCCCGACGAGATCGCCGACGCTTATTGGCATCTGCATCAGCAGGGGCGCACGGCGTGGTCGCAGGAAATCGATCTGCGGCCGTTCAACGAATCGTTCTGA
- a CDS encoding sulfonate ABC transporter substrate-binding protein: MTSRDPFHPDTLALTDLNELSDPRRRTLLKAAAAGVASFAAGTLLPSQQARAQAPSNGKTLRIGFQKYGNFVVLKARGTLEKRLAAQGVSVQWLEFPAGPQLLEGLNAGAVDVGTVGETPPIFAQAAGVDFVYLGNEPPAPKAEAIVVPHDSPIRSVAALRGKKVALNRGSNVHFLLVKALQQAGLSYTDIQPVYLTPADARAAFVQNSIDAWVIWDPYLAAVEKQANARVIVNGEGLVRNTQYYVAARKFADTQPQLLRELLAELDQVDKWSRDHIPAVASQLSPLVGLDAPTLELALNRSSFGVQPIDAATLDYQQQIADTFSELKLIPKKLIVSDAKWRAA, from the coding sequence ATGACATCCCGCGACCCGTTCCACCCTGATACCCTGGCCCTCACCGATCTGAACGAGCTGAGCGACCCGCGTCGGCGCACGCTGCTGAAGGCCGCCGCGGCCGGCGTGGCGAGTTTCGCCGCGGGCACGCTGTTGCCCTCGCAGCAGGCGCGGGCGCAAGCGCCGTCCAATGGCAAAACCTTGCGCATCGGCTTTCAGAAATACGGCAACTTCGTGGTGCTCAAAGCGCGCGGCACGCTGGAAAAACGCCTCGCCGCGCAGGGCGTGTCGGTGCAGTGGCTCGAATTCCCCGCGGGTCCGCAGCTTCTCGAAGGCTTGAACGCGGGCGCCGTGGATGTGGGCACGGTGGGCGAAACGCCACCGATCTTCGCGCAGGCCGCCGGCGTCGACTTCGTCTACCTCGGCAATGAGCCGCCCGCGCCGAAGGCCGAGGCGATCGTCGTGCCGCACGACTCGCCGATTCGCTCGGTCGCGGCATTGCGCGGCAAGAAGGTCGCGCTGAACCGCGGCTCGAACGTACACTTTTTGCTGGTCAAGGCCCTGCAGCAAGCCGGCTTGTCGTACACCGACATTCAGCCGGTCTATCTGACGCCGGCCGACGCGCGCGCCGCCTTCGTGCAGAACAGTATCGACGCCTGGGTGATCTGGGACCCGTATCTCGCCGCAGTGGAAAAGCAGGCCAACGCGCGCGTGATCGTCAATGGCGAAGGTCTGGTGCGCAACACGCAGTACTACGTCGCCGCGCGCAAATTCGCCGATACGCAGCCGCAGTTGCTACGCGAATTGCTGGCCGAACTCGATCAGGTCGACAAGTGGAGCCGCGATCATATTCCGGCGGTGGCGAGCCAGTTGTCGCCGCTCGTCGGACTCGACGCGCCGACGCTCGAACTGGCCTTGAATCGCAGCAGTTTTGGCGTGCAACCTATCGATGCCGCGACGCTCGATTATCAGCAGCAGATTGCCGATACGTTTAGCGAGCTGAAGCTGATTCCGAAGAAGCTGATCGTGTCGGATGCGAAATGGCGTGCTGCGTGA
- the epsC gene encoding serine O-acetyltransferase EpsC → MAVFDVDEIVLALQTVRQQWREVQKRSLEPGGRELPGREALAQIIDTLKGVLFPMRLGPPDLRQESENFYVGHALDAALHGLLSQARLELHYRSRHDPPPAAVIEAQAGVAVRAFAARLPAIRSLLDSDVLAAYHGDPAAGSVDEVLLCYPGVLAMIHHRLAHELYGLGLPLLARIVAEHAHAQTGIDIHPGARIGAGFFIDHGTGVVIGETAIIGERVRLYQAVTLGAKRFPRDGQGHLTKGHARHPIVEDDVVIYAGATILGRVTLGRGSVIGGNVWLTQDVAPGSHVTQAVSRNEGTSPAVVHELTPSFARSVVQAVAAGAPR, encoded by the coding sequence GTGGCTGTGTTTGATGTCGACGAGATCGTCCTCGCGTTGCAGACGGTCCGCCAGCAATGGCGTGAAGTGCAGAAGCGCTCGCTCGAACCCGGCGGGCGCGAATTGCCGGGGCGTGAAGCGCTCGCGCAAATCATCGATACGCTCAAGGGCGTGCTGTTTCCAATGCGGCTCGGGCCGCCCGATCTGCGCCAGGAAAGCGAGAATTTCTATGTCGGTCACGCGCTCGACGCCGCGCTGCATGGGCTGTTGAGTCAGGCAAGGCTGGAACTGCACTACCGCAGCCGTCACGACCCGCCGCCCGCAGCGGTGATCGAGGCGCAGGCCGGCGTCGCCGTGCGCGCGTTCGCGGCGCGTCTGCCGGCGATCCGTAGTCTGCTCGACAGCGACGTGCTGGCGGCCTATCACGGCGATCCCGCCGCGGGCAGCGTCGACGAAGTCCTGCTGTGCTATCCCGGCGTGCTGGCGATGATCCACCATCGGCTCGCGCATGAACTGTATGGCCTGGGCTTGCCGCTGCTGGCGCGTATCGTCGCCGAACATGCGCATGCGCAGACCGGTATCGACATTCATCCAGGCGCGCGGATCGGCGCGGGCTTCTTCATCGATCATGGAACGGGTGTGGTGATCGGCGAGACGGCCATCATCGGCGAGCGGGTGCGCTTGTATCAGGCGGTTACGCTGGGCGCGAAGCGTTTTCCACGCGACGGGCAAGGGCATCTGACGAAAGGCCACGCGCGTCATCCGATCGTCGAGGACGATGTCGTGATCTATGCGGGCGCCACCATTCTCGGCCGCGTCACGCTCGGCCGCGGCTCGGTGATCGGCGGCAATGTGTGGCTCACACAGGACGTCGCGCCGGGTTCGCATGTCACGCAGGCCGTGTCGCGCAACGAAGGCACGAGTCCAGCGGTGGTGCATGAACTCACGCCTTCCTTTGCACGTAGCGTCGTGCAAGCGGTGGCGGCCGGCGCGCCACGATGA
- a CDS encoding aliphatic sulfonate ABC transporter substrate-binding protein: MTMSAAHAQTVKPIAAPVKLRIGYQKSSTLITILKARGSLEQALAPLGVTITWNEFASGLPLTEALNADAVDFSADVADTVPVFAQAAHARFVYVAQEAPSPGAQAIIVKRDGPLHTLADLKGQRIAVTKAAGSHYLLLAALAKAGLAPADVRISYLTPADGRAAFERGSVDAWITWDPYVASVDKAPDVRILANGEGLASYQRYYLASSSFAAAHPDVVATVFAQLTAAGDWVRAHPDDAAKLLAPIWGLDAATIERANGRRSYAVRAVDTKNFGEQQKIADTFYRAGLLPAPVDTATALRWNFSTKRAEAASASTTATTASTN; this comes from the coding sequence ATGACCATGAGCGCCGCCCACGCGCAGACCGTTAAACCCATTGCCGCGCCGGTGAAACTGCGCATCGGCTATCAGAAGTCCTCGACGCTCATCACCATCCTCAAAGCGCGCGGCTCGCTCGAACAGGCATTGGCGCCGCTAGGCGTGACCATTACGTGGAACGAGTTCGCCAGCGGCTTGCCGTTGACCGAAGCGCTCAACGCCGACGCGGTCGACTTCAGCGCCGACGTGGCCGATACGGTGCCGGTGTTCGCGCAGGCCGCGCATGCCCGGTTCGTGTATGTCGCGCAGGAAGCGCCGTCGCCCGGCGCGCAGGCCATCATCGTGAAACGCGACGGGCCGCTGCATACGCTGGCGGATCTGAAGGGCCAGCGTATCGCGGTGACCAAGGCCGCAGGCAGCCACTATCTGCTACTCGCCGCGCTCGCCAAAGCCGGCCTCGCACCGGCGGACGTGCGCATCAGCTATCTGACGCCGGCCGATGGACGCGCCGCGTTCGAGCGCGGCAGCGTGGACGCCTGGATCACCTGGGACCCGTATGTCGCGTCGGTCGATAAAGCGCCGGACGTCCGCATTCTCGCCAACGGCGAAGGGCTCGCTTCGTATCAACGCTACTACCTGGCGTCGAGCAGTTTCGCTGCGGCGCATCCGGACGTTGTCGCCACGGTGTTCGCGCAACTGACGGCGGCGGGCGACTGGGTGCGCGCGCATCCGGACGACGCGGCGAAACTGCTTGCGCCGATCTGGGGACTCGATGCGGCGACGATCGAGCGCGCCAACGGTCGCCGCAGCTATGCGGTACGCGCTGTGGATACAAAAAATTTCGGCGAGCAGCAGAAGATCGCCGACACGTTCTATCGCGCGGGTTTGCTGCCCGCACCGGTCGACACGGCGACGGCGTTGCGCTGGAATTTCAGCACGAAGCGGGCCGAAGCCGCTTCGGCATCGACGACGGCGACAACGGCGTCGACCAATTAG
- a CDS encoding acyl-CoA dehydrogenase family protein, whose product MTTLPQQHLDALIPASHADGDRDAALQARFADVFERIAAGAVAREQHRELAYEAVQWLREAGFPALRVPQRYGGGGVTLPQFFRLLISLGAADSNLPQILRLNFGFIENRLEDSDEAIRARWLTRVANGELVGAALSERTASTHNSVTLTRDPHDSQRWRLNGEKYYSTGSLYADWINVNAHDGEYDVNLMVRGDAPGVNRIDDWDGFGQRLTASGTTRFDNVEVPEEQILLRHRLSEPQHDTFQIAFYQNVHLATLAGIARAALRDAIAFARAHTRTFGVPGKSSPRDNPLVQRVIGRLASLSYSAASLVNALAESLERASQARAAGLATEATYIALDIEAYQAQQIVIAQVLEATTLLFEVGGASATSERLRLDRHWRNARVISSHNPAIQREQAIGAFHLNGTPPSERFSLAHKKDANQSEA is encoded by the coding sequence ATGACGACCCTCCCGCAGCAGCATCTCGACGCGCTTATCCCCGCATCGCACGCCGACGGCGACCGCGACGCCGCCTTGCAGGCCCGTTTCGCCGACGTCTTCGAACGCATCGCCGCAGGCGCCGTGGCACGCGAGCAGCATCGCGAACTCGCTTATGAAGCCGTGCAGTGGTTGCGCGAAGCCGGCTTCCCCGCGCTGCGCGTGCCGCAACGTTATGGCGGTGGCGGCGTCACGCTGCCGCAATTCTTCCGTCTGCTGATCAGTCTCGGTGCAGCCGACTCGAATCTGCCGCAAATTCTGCGGCTCAATTTCGGCTTCATCGAAAACCGTCTCGAAGATAGCGACGAGGCGATCCGCGCGCGTTGGCTCACCCGCGTGGCGAACGGCGAACTGGTCGGCGCCGCGTTGTCGGAGCGCACGGCGTCGACACACAACTCCGTCACTCTCACCCGCGATCCGCACGACAGCCAACGCTGGCGCCTGAACGGCGAGAAGTACTACAGCACCGGTTCGCTGTACGCCGACTGGATCAACGTCAACGCGCACGACGGCGAATACGACGTCAATCTGATGGTGCGCGGCGACGCGCCAGGGGTGAACCGTATCGACGACTGGGACGGCTTCGGCCAGCGCCTCACCGCGAGTGGCACAACGCGTTTCGATAACGTCGAAGTCCCGGAAGAACAGATCCTGCTGCGGCATCGTTTATCGGAACCGCAGCACGATACTTTCCAGATCGCGTTCTATCAGAACGTGCACCTCGCGACGCTGGCCGGCATTGCCCGTGCCGCGCTGCGCGATGCGATCGCCTTCGCGCGTGCGCATACCCGCACATTCGGCGTGCCCGGCAAATCGAGTCCGCGCGACAACCCGCTCGTGCAGCGCGTGATCGGCCGGCTGGCGAGCTTGAGCTATTCGGCGGCAAGCCTGGTGAATGCACTTGCGGAAAGTCTGGAACGTGCCTCGCAGGCACGCGCGGCCGGCCTCGCGACTGAAGCGACCTACATCGCGCTCGACATCGAAGCCTACCAGGCGCAACAGATCGTGATCGCGCAAGTGCTCGAAGCGACCACGCTGCTGTTCGAAGTAGGCGGCGCGTCGGCGACGAGTGAGCGGCTGCGGCTCGATCGCCATTGGCGCAATGCACGCGTGATCTCGTCGCATAACCCGGCGATCCAGCGCGAGCAGGCCATCGGCGCGTTTCATCTGAACGGCACGCCGCCGAGCGAACGCTTCAGCCTGGCGCACAAGAAAGACGCGAACCAGTCTGAAGCGTAA
- a CDS encoding substrate-binding domain-containing protein — protein MRSLLRRRLNVKLKLATLAVLAATVAASAAVAVTTTAQAAPLKGAPAPFDKGGVKVALVNYLSTGDFFQAYEAGAQKQAKALGIDLRIYEGRQDAAEQREQIQQAISLGVSAIIVNHGLPESLKDVVQRALDKGIKVVAFDVDLGNPKVPQIEQSDRDLASLLLDQAVKDNGDGFAAGYVYVAGFAPLDRRDAVWRDFKAAHPKVQEKARWGTVDNPIAQSVANQAAAAYRAHPDIRVVFAPYDEFARGAKLAADEANLSSKLRIYSADISTSDIEAIRAPNSAWVATAATNPAVVGAVSVRAAALLLAGQEPAHRIVVKPTLITRDDLVKNNIRTIAELGEKFPAFRSSDAATAGWIPTAE, from the coding sequence ATGAGATCGTTGCTTCGTCGCAGGCTGAATGTGAAACTCAAGTTGGCTACGCTCGCTGTTCTGGCGGCTACGGTCGCGGCGAGTGCCGCCGTTGCCGTTACCACCACCGCGCAGGCCGCGCCGCTCAAGGGCGCGCCCGCGCCGTTCGACAAAGGCGGCGTGAAGGTTGCGCTCGTCAACTATCTGTCCACGGGCGATTTCTTCCAGGCCTATGAAGCCGGCGCGCAGAAGCAGGCGAAAGCGCTCGGCATCGATCTGCGCATTTACGAAGGCCGGCAGGATGCCGCCGAACAGCGCGAACAGATCCAGCAGGCGATCAGCCTGGGCGTGTCGGCGATCATCGTGAATCACGGCTTGCCCGAGTCGCTGAAGGACGTCGTGCAGCGCGCATTGGACAAGGGCATCAAGGTCGTCGCGTTCGACGTCGATCTCGGCAATCCGAAAGTGCCGCAGATCGAACAGAGCGATCGCGATCTGGCGTCGCTGCTGCTCGATCAGGCCGTCAAGGACAATGGCGACGGCTTCGCCGCCGGCTATGTCTACGTGGCCGGCTTCGCGCCGCTCGACCGGCGCGACGCGGTGTGGCGCGACTTCAAGGCCGCGCATCCGAAGGTGCAGGAAAAAGCGCGCTGGGGCACGGTTGACAATCCGATCGCGCAATCGGTGGCGAATCAGGCGGCCGCTGCGTATCGCGCGCATCCTGACATTCGCGTGGTGTTCGCGCCTTATGACGAGTTCGCGCGCGGCGCGAAGCTTGCCGCGGACGAAGCGAACCTGTCGTCGAAATTGCGCATTTACAGCGCCGACATCTCGACCTCCGACATCGAAGCGATCCGCGCGCCGAACAGCGCCTGGGTCGCGACGGCGGCGACCAATCCGGCGGTGGTCGGCGCGGTGTCGGTGCGTGCCGCTGCGTTGTTGCTGGCGGGGCAGGAGCCCGCGCATCGGATCGTCGTCAAGCCGACGCTAATCACGCGCGACGACCTGGTGAAGAACAACATCCGAACGATTGCCGAACTGGGTGAGAAATTCCCGGCGTTCCGTTCGAGCGATGCGGCTACGGCAGGGTGGATTCCGACGGCGGAGTAA
- a CDS encoding LLM class flavin-dependent oxidoreductase has protein sequence MAREIRLNAFDMNCVGHQSPGLWAHPRDMSWRYRQLDYWTDLAKLLERGKFDGLFIADVLGIYDVFNGNGDAAIRQAAQVPVNDPILLVSAMANVTEHLGFGVTCSLSYEHPYPFARRMSTLDHLTNGRVGWNIVTSYLDSAARNIGLPAQASHDDRYALAEDYLEVCYKLWEASWEDDAVVRDTARHVFTEPSKVHPINHRGPFFDVPGIHLCEPSPQRTPVLYQAGASKRGKDFAAQHAECIFIAAPSRTILKSFVADIRARVKSFGRDPHDVLIFNLHTVITGKTSAEAHAKHADYRRYTSDEGALALMSGWTGIDLSKYDLDEPLRYVESNAVQSAVEALSSADPTRVWTVREIARWGGIGGLGPLSVGSPQEIADELQSWVEETDVDGFNLAYALTHESFTDFVDLVVPELQRRGVYKTDYASGSLREKLHGKGPRLAEPHPGAAYRVRTPAHAG, from the coding sequence ATGGCCAGAGAAATCCGCCTCAACGCGTTCGACATGAACTGCGTGGGCCATCAGTCGCCGGGCTTATGGGCGCATCCACGCGACATGTCGTGGCGTTACCGGCAACTCGACTATTGGACCGACCTCGCGAAGCTGCTTGAACGCGGCAAGTTCGACGGCCTGTTTATCGCCGACGTGCTGGGCATTTACGACGTCTTCAACGGCAATGGCGACGCCGCGATCCGCCAGGCCGCGCAAGTGCCGGTCAACGATCCGATCCTGCTGGTCTCGGCGATGGCGAACGTGACCGAGCATCTCGGCTTCGGCGTGACCTGTTCGCTGTCGTATGAGCATCCGTATCCGTTCGCGCGACGCATGTCGACGCTCGATCATCTGACCAACGGCCGGGTCGGCTGGAATATCGTCACGTCGTACCTGGATAGCGCCGCGCGCAATATCGGTCTGCCGGCGCAAGCCAGTCACGACGATCGCTATGCGCTTGCCGAAGATTACCTGGAAGTCTGCTACAAGCTGTGGGAAGCCTCGTGGGAAGACGATGCGGTCGTGCGCGATACCGCGCGGCACGTGTTCACCGAGCCGTCGAAGGTGCATCCGATCAATCATCGCGGGCCGTTTTTCGACGTACCCGGCATTCATCTCTGCGAGCCGTCGCCGCAGCGCACGCCGGTGCTTTATCAGGCCGGCGCGTCCAAACGCGGCAAGGATTTCGCCGCGCAGCACGCCGAGTGCATCTTTATCGCCGCGCCGTCGCGCACGATTCTGAAAAGCTTCGTCGCCGATATCCGCGCCCGTGTGAAGTCGTTCGGCCGCGATCCGCACGACGTGCTGATTTTTAACCTGCACACCGTGATCACCGGCAAGACTTCGGCGGAAGCGCACGCGAAACACGCCGACTATCGCCGCTATACCAGCGACGAAGGCGCGCTCGCGCTGATGTCCGGCTGGACCGGCATCGATCTGTCGAAGTACGACCTCGACGAGCCGTTGCGCTATGTCGAGAGCAATGCGGTGCAGTCGGCGGTGGAGGCGCTCTCCAGCGCGGACCCCACGCGGGTTTGGACCGTGCGCGAGATCGCCAGGTGGGGCGGCATTGGCGGACTCGGGCCGCTCTCGGTGGGCAGCCCGCAGGAGATCGCCGACGAATTGCAGTCGTGGGTCGAGGAGACCGACGTGGATGGTTTCAATCTCGCCTATGCGTTGACGCACGAGAGCTTTACGGACTTCGTCGATCTGGTCGTGCCGGAATTGCAGCGGCGCGGTGTCTACAAGACGGATTACGCCAGCGGCTCGCTGCGCGAAAAACTGCATGGCAAGGGGCCACGGCTCGCCGAACCGCATCCGGGCGCGGCCTATCGCGTGCGAACGCCTGCGCATGCCGGCTAG
- a CDS encoding ABC transporter permease, protein MKPATPSLAGDTSAGRHARPTLRGLRGLRDQLERTGILLVLALLIAVFAIKEPAFLNLDNLFSILQAVSIVALLGIGVTITLAAGGFDLSVGSVAASAQMAASYVLIVWHGSALGAVAACVALGVAAGLFNGLLITRLRVPDQLATLGTLFLLAGLQLIPTGGRSLATGTVLPDGTEASGVFSDAFLALGRLRVFDVVPLPVLILVAVTVLACIAMETTRWGRVIYAIGGNETAARLAGAPTARYRIAAYVASGAIASLGGVLIAARVGRGDVSAGHSLLLDAVAAALMGYAVWGAKRPNVFGTVVGAVFVGVLLNGLTMLNAPYYMQDFIKGVLLVLALAFTFSVGRRSDSRV, encoded by the coding sequence ATGAAACCCGCCACTCCTTCTCTTGCCGGCGATACGTCGGCCGGCCGACACGCACGTCCCACGTTGCGCGGCTTACGTGGTTTGCGCGATCAGTTGGAGCGCACCGGCATTCTGCTCGTGCTCGCTTTGCTGATCGCCGTGTTTGCCATCAAGGAACCCGCGTTTCTGAACCTCGATAACCTGTTCAGTATTCTGCAAGCGGTATCGATCGTCGCGTTGCTCGGGATTGGCGTGACGATCACGCTGGCGGCGGGCGGCTTCGATCTGTCGGTGGGCAGCGTGGCCGCGTCCGCACAGATGGCGGCCAGCTACGTGCTGATCGTCTGGCACGGCAGCGCGCTCGGTGCGGTTGCCGCCTGCGTGGCGCTCGGCGTCGCGGCCGGGCTGTTCAACGGCCTGCTGATCACGCGGCTGCGCGTGCCGGATCAACTGGCGACGCTCGGCACGCTCTTTCTGTTAGCCGGTCTGCAACTGATTCCGACCGGCGGCCGCTCGCTCGCCACCGGCACCGTGCTGCCCGACGGCACGGAGGCGAGCGGGGTGTTCTCCGATGCGTTTCTGGCGCTCGGCCGTCTACGTGTTTTCGACGTGGTGCCGCTGCCGGTGCTGATTCTCGTCGCCGTCACGGTGCTGGCCTGCATCGCAATGGAAACGACGCGTTGGGGCCGCGTGATCTATGCGATCGGCGGCAATGAAACGGCGGCACGGCTGGCGGGCGCACCGACCGCGCGCTACCGGATCGCGGCCTATGTCGCGTCAGGTGCGATTGCGTCGTTGGGCGGCGTGCTGATCGCCGCGCGCGTGGGACGAGGCGACGTGAGCGCGGGTCACTCGCTGCTGCTCGATGCGGTCGCCGCCGCGTTGATGGGCTACGCGGTGTGGGGCGCAAAACGGCCCAACGTGTTCGGCACCGTGGTCGGCGCGGTGTTCGTCGGCGTGTTGCTCAATGGGTTGACCATGCTGAACGCGCCGTATTACATGCAGGATTTCATCAAGGGCGTGCTGCTGGTGCTCGCGCTGGCGTTCACCTTCAGCGTCGGGCGGCGCAGCGACTCGCGTGTGTGA
- a CDS encoding sugar ABC transporter ATP-binding protein, whose product MNGQNGSRARHEGAGEPVLTASGLTKQFGATLALSNLDLSIHAGEVVALMGANGAGKSTLVKILSGVYAPDAGTLTLAGQAYRPASPQAAKQLGIATVHQSIADAVVPSLSIADNLLLDRLCDPGSPWRVPPAARREAARPLAERVGLDVDLAAPLDSLSLASQQLVTLARALASRPKLLILDEPTASLSAAEADRLFARLAPLRDEGVAILLVSHRLGDLRRVADRVAIVRDGRLVADLQAPIDFDAAVETMIGRPLPPARTQTAHHAASLEACFSARDLQLTPTSLPFDLDVQRGEILAIAGPVGGGKSRLARTIFGAAHASGGRMTFDGKPWRPRSPADAIRAGVFLAGEDRWRSSLFPDSVPFASIAGTLSFPFLSRWFRRGVVHEAAERAAASEAIKTFGIRCTGPDDRLTRLSGGNQQKVVLARWHVEPARLLLLDEPFQGVDAGARADIVDTLRRHAPERATLVFVSDLEEALEIADRVVWFDRATLQRSPTHELSPQVQS is encoded by the coding sequence ATGAACGGGCAGAACGGGTCGCGAGCGCGGCACGAAGGCGCGGGTGAGCCGGTGTTGACGGCCTCGGGACTCACGAAACAGTTCGGCGCGACGCTCGCGTTATCGAACCTCGATCTGTCGATTCACGCCGGCGAAGTCGTCGCGTTGATGGGCGCCAACGGTGCGGGCAAGTCGACGCTCGTCAAGATTCTGAGCGGCGTTTACGCGCCGGATGCCGGCACGTTGACGCTGGCCGGGCAAGCTTATCGACCGGCTTCGCCCCAGGCGGCGAAGCAACTCGGCATTGCCACCGTGCATCAGTCGATTGCGGATGCGGTCGTGCCGTCGCTGTCGATCGCGGACAACCTGTTGCTCGACCGTTTGTGCGATCCGGGCTCGCCCTGGCGCGTGCCGCCGGCGGCACGTCGTGAGGCGGCGCGACCGCTGGCCGAACGGGTCGGACTGGACGTCGATCTGGCCGCGCCGCTCGACTCGCTGTCGCTCGCGAGTCAGCAACTCGTGACGCTGGCGCGCGCGTTGGCGTCGCGTCCCAAACTGCTGATACTCGACGAACCCACCGCCAGCCTGTCCGCCGCCGAAGCCGACCGTCTCTTCGCACGGCTCGCGCCGTTGCGCGACGAAGGCGTCGCGATCCTGCTGGTGTCGCATCGGCTCGGCGACTTGCGGCGCGTGGCGGACCGCGTGGCGATTGTGCGCGACGGACGTCTCGTCGCCGACCTGCAAGCGCCGATCGATTTCGATGCCGCCGTGGAGACGATGATCGGGCGGCCGCTGCCGCCCGCGCGAACCCAAACGGCACACCACGCGGCGTCGCTCGAAGCGTGCTTTAGCGCGCGCGATCTTCAGTTGACGCCGACCAGTCTGCCCTTCGACCTCGACGTTCAGCGCGGCGAGATCTTGGCGATTGCGGGTCCAGTCGGCGGCGGAAAATCGCGGCTTGCGCGGACGATCTTTGGCGCGGCACATGCCAGCGGCGGTCGGATGACGTTCGACGGCAAACCCTGGCGTCCGCGCTCTCCGGCCGACGCAATTCGCGCCGGAGTCTTTCTCGCAGGCGAGGATCGCTGGCGCAGTTCGCTGTTTCCCGACAGCGTGCCGTTCGCATCGATTGCGGGCACGCTCAGTTTTCCGTTCCTGTCGCGCTGGTTCCGGCGCGGCGTGGTGCACGAAGCGGCCGAGCGCGCTGCTGCGAGCGAAGCAATCAAGACCTTCGGCATTCGCTGCACCGGTCCCGACGATCGTTTGACGCGGCTCTCCGGCGGCAATCAGCAGAAAGTCGTGCTCGCGCGCTGGCATGTCGAACCCGCGCGGCTCTTACTGCTCGACGAACCGTTTCAAGGCGTCGACGCCGGCGCACGCGCCGATATCGTCGATACCTTGCGGCGGCACGCGCCCGAACGCGCGACCCTCGTTTTCGTCAGCGATCTTGAAGAAGCGCTGGAGATTGCCGATCGCGTCGTCTGGTTCGATCGCGCGACGCTCCAACGCTCACCCACTCACGAACTCAGCCCCCAGGTTCAGTCATGA